Within Paeniglutamicibacter psychrophenolicus, the genomic segment GTGGCCTTGGTGTCGGAGAAGATGTCCAGGACCTCGATGCCGCGCACCAGCAGCGCGTCGCCGACCAGCGAGCGGTGGCAGCGCCAGGGGACGGCCTCGGCGCACATCACGGCCGTGTCGTTGGCTCCCGCGCGCGCGATGAGCCCGTCGAGGGCCCGGGCGAAGGCCTCGGTCTGCATGTAGTCGGCGTAGCCGCGGAACGAATCGTTGTGCCAGGCGCCGTTGATGCTGTCCTTGTGGGTGGGCCGCAGCCCGCCCAGCTCCTTGGCCCGCAGGTAGCGGATGCCTGCCGCGACCAGGGCCGTTTCCAGCTCGTCGCTGTTGAACTGGGGGTTGTGCCGGGACTTGGGGATGGTGCGGATGTCGGCCAGCTGCGTGATGCCGTGGGTGTGGAGGATTCCGATGAATTCCTCGACGGCGTGCGTGGAATGCCCGATCGTGTAGATGCGTGTGCTGCCCATGGTGTGCTCCCGCTGGTGTCTGCCGGTGCGGGGGACCGCGGCTTCGGCCCCCTGCCTTCAGCGTAGAAGGCTTTCTTCAAGATGCCCACTGGTCCGCCATGGCGCAGCGGGCGAAGCCATCCCGGCGTGCTGCTGATTGCGCCGGAACCCATTTCCTGCCGGGCCATGTCCGGATCACCGGCCAATGTTTTGCCCAGGGCGGGCGTGTTCCGGGGAACCTGGACCCAGGGGCGCCGGCGACTACCCGTTGGCGTACCGGTCGAGGAGATCCACGGAGTCTGGGTTGGCCGAGAGCTCGGCAATGCTGTGGGTTTCGGCCAGCAGGTGGGTTTCCAGATCCTGGATCACCGGGGCCCGGAGCAGGCGTTTGGTCGGTCCCAAGGCATGCACTGCCCCTTGCAGGAAGCCGTCTTCGACCTGGGCCAGGCGTTCGGCGAAATCCGCCGCGGGAACCGATTGATTGGCCAATCCCCACTCGACAGCCTCGACCCCGGTCAAACGACGCCCGTTCAGCGTCAGGTCGACGGCTCGTTGATGGCCTACGGCACGCGGCAGCAGAAAGGAAACCCCGGTGTCAGGGGTCAGACCGATCGTGGAATAGGCCGCCACGAGGCGTGCGTTCTCGGAGACCAGGACCCAGTCCGAGACGAGCAGCAAACCCAGGCCCGCGCCGGCGGCGGCACCATTGACTCCGGCGACGGCGATCAGGCGGGAACGCACGATGGCCAAGGCCAAGTCGTGTGCGGCGGTTGCCAGCTCGCGAAGGTATCGGGGCCGGTTTGCCGGAAGTTGTTCCGCGATGCCGTGGATGTCCCCGCCGGCGCAGAAGAACCTGCCCACACCGGTCAGGCCCAGCACGTGGACCGTCGGGTCGGCTTCGGCGGCACGCAAGGCGGCCAGGATTTCGCGTGCCATGGCCAAATCCAATGCGTTTCCCTGCGCCGGCCGCTGGAAAACGATTCTTGCAACGCCGGGACGCCGCTCGATGCGGATCGGCCCGGCCGGCTCGGAGTACGTCACAGCTACCTTCCCTGGGTGCTTTGGTTGTTCAACTTACCCGGGGGGGGAATCCACCCGGACCGCCGAAGGGACCCGGTGGGCAGCAGGGTGCCGTAATGCTTGGACGTCGAGGGCCATGGTCCCCATGTTCAGGAGCGCTCGGCCCGCAATTGGCGCTTGAGCAGCTTTCCGGACTGGTTGCGGGGGAGCTCGGACACGAAATCCACCCGCTTGGGCACCTTGTGGTTGGCGATCCGGCCCTTCACGTGCCGGCGCACCGACTCCGCGGTCAATACCGCGCCGTCCTTGAGCACCACCACCGCTGTGATGGCTTCGATCCAGCGTTCATCCTCGAGCCCGATCACGGCCACCTCGGCCACCTCGTCGAGTTCGTAGATGCAGTCCTCGACTTCGCGAGGGGCCACCAGTACCCCGCCGGTGTTGATGACGTCCTTGATGCGGTCAACCACCTGGATGTATCCCTGGTGATCACGGGTGACTTGGTCGCCGGAACGGAACCAGCCGTCGGTGAACGCCGCGGCGGTTTCCTCGGGCTTGTTCCAATACCCGGACATGACCTGGGGGGAGCGGTACTGGACCTCGCCGGGCTCGCCATCCTTGGCGATCATCCCCTCGGCATTGACCACCCTGGCCTCGACGAAGAACACCGGCCGGCCGCAAGAGGCCGGACGGGCCTCGTGTTCATCCGGGCGCAACACCGAACACAGTGGCCCGAGTTCCGACTGGCCGAAGCAATTGTAGAACCCGATCCCGGGGTAGCGGGAGCGCAAGCGATGCAGCACCGTCACCGGCATGATGGAGGCACCGTACTGGGCCTTGGTCAGCGATGACAGGTCGCGGGTGTCCAGATCCGGATGGTTGCCCAGGGGCACCCACACGGTGGGCGCCAGGAACAGCGAGCCAATGTGCTCGGCTTCGACCCGTTCCAGGATTTCGGCGATGTCGGGCTTGGCCAGCAAGCGGACCGTTGCCCCCAGGGACAGGTAGGGCAACAGGAAGACATGCATGGCCGCCGAGTGATACAGCGGCATCGCAATCAGGGGC encodes:
- a CDS encoding DUF488 family protein, which encodes MGSTRIYTIGHSTHAVEEFIGILHTHGITQLADIRTIPKSRHNPQFNSDELETALVAAGIRYLRAKELGGLRPTHKDSINGAWHNDSFRGYADYMQTEAFARALDGLIARAGANDTAVMCAEAVPWRCHRSLVGDALLVRGIEVLDIFSDTKATAHTLTSFARVQGTAITYPPASQDPAEGTP
- a CDS encoding enoyl-CoA hydratase/isomerase family protein; this translates as MTYSEPAGPIRIERRPGVARIVFQRPAQGNALDLAMAREILAALRAAEADPTVHVLGLTGVGRFFCAGGDIHGIAEQLPANRPRYLRELATAAHDLALAIVRSRLIAVAGVNGAAAGAGLGLLLVSDWVLVSENARLVAAYSTIGLTPDTGVSFLLPRAVGHQRAVDLTLNGRRLTGVEAVEWGLANQSVPAADFAERLAQVEDGFLQGAVHALGPTKRLLRAPVIQDLETHLLAETHSIAELSANPDSVDLLDRYANG
- a CDS encoding fatty acyl-CoA synthetase, with the protein product MKDSTPGGGQATTIAATDPSDTIAALLRRSASRNPNTTALEFQDRRWTYRELDAAVHRVAGRLRRVDLPAGSRVAAYGANSDAYAILFLACAAAGLVHVPVNFALKGDELTYLLEDSGAVVVVADGERLPLVNQVRADGRAGAIEQVWSLLPGASETASILDTALDPEAGEDPVDVGVGGGDLAQLLYTSGTTSAPKGAMMTHSALVAQYVSSIIALDFTAEDRPLIAMPLYHSAAMHVFLLPYLSLGATVRLLAKPDIAEILERVEAEHIGSLFLAPTVWVPLGNHPDLDTRDLSSLTKAQYGASIMPVTVLHRLRSRYPGIGFYNCFGQSELGPLCSVLRPDEHEARPASCGRPVFFVEARVVNAEGMIAKDGEPGEVQYRSPQVMSGYWNKPEETAAAFTDGWFRSGDQVTRDHQGYIQVVDRIKDVINTGGVLVAPREVEDCIYELDEVAEVAVIGLEDERWIEAITAVVVLKDGAVLTAESVRRHVKGRIANHKVPKRVDFVSELPRNQSGKLLKRQLRAERS